Proteins encoded by one window of Sediminicoccus rosea:
- a CDS encoding TetR/AcrR family transcriptional regulator — translation MDDISDLLELDAAGEPLSGRIVQIFQVACRLFAQRGFDGVSMRDIALECGISKATLYHYFPDKDSILRPLAIGTTKSLCLHVSRHDRPDAPPLERLRSFLTETANFFEKFRWAWIAASTVFWSDPKTRARKERIEWRDRYEQLLRDILQAGMDAGELRPMDVKLAGHFVLGSINWMPRWYRPEGALSAAGIADRFCDMIIEGIRAEPPASTPPRRR, via the coding sequence ATGGACGACATTTCCGACCTGCTGGAACTTGATGCCGCGGGCGAGCCGCTGAGCGGGCGCATCGTGCAGATCTTTCAGGTGGCGTGCCGCCTCTTCGCACAGCGCGGCTTCGATGGCGTCTCGATGCGGGACATCGCGCTGGAGTGCGGGATCTCCAAGGCCACGCTCTACCATTACTTCCCGGACAAGGACTCGATCCTTCGTCCACTCGCGATCGGCACCACCAAGTCGCTCTGCCTGCACGTAAGCCGGCATGACCGGCCCGATGCGCCGCCGCTGGAGCGCCTTCGCAGCTTCCTGACCGAGACCGCCAATTTCTTCGAGAAGTTTCGCTGGGCCTGGATCGCCGCCTCCACCGTCTTTTGGAGCGACCCCAAGACGCGCGCCCGCAAAGAGCGCATCGAGTGGCGGGACCGCTATGAGCAGCTGCTGCGCGACATCCTGCAGGCCGGCATGGATGCCGGAGAGTTGCGACCCATGGACGTCAAGCTCGCCGGTCATTTCGTGCTGGGCTCCATCAACTGGATGCCACGATGGTACAGGCCGGAGGGAGCGCTCTCCGCCGCCGGCATCGCGGATCGCTTCTGCGACATGATCATCGAGGGCATCCGCGCCGAGCCTCCCGCCAGCACCCCGCCCAGGCGCCGCTGA
- a CDS encoding enoyl-CoA hydratase/isomerase family protein, whose amino-acid sequence MSSDVVTLEVSNYIAVATLNRPPVNAVNAEMRDRLIEIFDAATDRDDIRVVVLTAQGRIFCAGADLKQRPDPRVPGQYWHHNRITRETGNAMKECTKPIICAVNGAALGAGFGLMASSDIMMASENAVFGMPEIDVGLAGGAAMIRELFGKSWTRRLMFTGDRIPAAELYRLGVIDSVWPEAELLPAAMKMAERIASKSPLGIKYAKNSCNFVELMSPKDAYRFEQNFTYELSKTEDAQEARLAQLEKRKPNFKGR is encoded by the coding sequence ATGTCATCCGATGTCGTGACACTCGAAGTGTCGAATTACATCGCCGTCGCCACGCTCAACCGGCCGCCGGTGAACGCCGTCAATGCCGAGATGCGGGACCGGCTGATCGAGATCTTCGACGCCGCGACCGACCGGGATGACATCCGGGTCGTCGTCCTGACGGCTCAGGGCCGCATCTTCTGCGCCGGCGCCGATCTCAAGCAGCGGCCGGACCCCAGGGTTCCCGGCCAGTACTGGCACCACAACCGCATCACCCGCGAGACGGGCAATGCGATGAAGGAGTGCACCAAGCCCATCATCTGCGCGGTGAACGGCGCGGCATTGGGTGCGGGCTTCGGCCTCATGGCCTCCTCCGACATCATGATGGCGTCTGAGAACGCGGTCTTCGGGATGCCCGAGATCGACGTGGGCCTCGCCGGCGGCGCGGCGATGATCCGTGAATTGTTCGGCAAGTCCTGGACGCGGCGGCTGATGTTCACGGGGGACCGCATCCCGGCTGCGGAGCTTTATCGCCTGGGCGTCATCGACTCCGTCTGGCCCGAGGCGGAGCTTCTGCCGGCGGCGATGAAGATGGCCGAGCGCATCGCGTCCAAGAGTCCGCTCGGGATCAAATACGCGAAGAACAGCTGCAATTTCGTCGAGCTCATGTCGCCAAAGGACGCCTATCGCTTCGAGCAGAACTTCACCTATGAGCTGTCCAAGACGGAGGATGCCCAGGAGGCGCGCCTCGCCCAGCTCGAGAAGCGGAAGCCCAACTTCAAGGGGCGCTGA